A portion of the Luxibacter massiliensis genome contains these proteins:
- a CDS encoding flagellar hook-length control protein FliK, producing the protein MGQISFKAIDTSYKPADVAKKGKDTSDVTEDFKTLLEGKREDKQDVPKEPEGPGKETGETSGGNAKDISDTAAEKDKESTGDMAGALQGLQADPALLNMNIVNIQEFMADVSAFTESLGTQASQADGAADIQMAAPVSEAAQELQAASEGASNAGLEQGNSSQLELPKAGEEVLAAETGQGQKTVAQDSSTSKETTADTGSRTETFTQAVSNQAAQGEKKGSESLSDEGTMTDARNQEQAAVNTGGQAAAVAESHTEVKTEPAATISVPQPEELPEKLTEQILAKAVDGVKEFEIQIEPKNLGKIAVKILYEAGQTIVSILCSEKKTLDMLGNNAREIGHMMDQNLGGTTTVIVEKPETDYLQQGNGENDHTARDSEQDRQKEESQKQKANDAEQFLQKLRLGLNLG; encoded by the coding sequence ATGGGACAGATTAGCTTTAAGGCTATAGATACTAGCTATAAGCCGGCAGACGTGGCCAAAAAGGGCAAAGATACCTCAGATGTGACAGAGGATTTTAAAACGCTGCTGGAAGGGAAAAGGGAAGACAAACAGGATGTCCCAAAGGAACCAGAGGGCCCTGGGAAAGAGACTGGGGAGACATCCGGCGGCAATGCGAAAGATATATCAGATACTGCTGCGGAGAAGGATAAAGAAAGTACTGGAGATATGGCAGGAGCATTGCAAGGTTTGCAGGCAGATCCCGCATTATTGAATATGAATATTGTGAATATTCAGGAGTTCATGGCTGATGTCAGCGCCTTTACAGAGTCTTTGGGGACTCAGGCATCACAGGCAGATGGCGCGGCGGATATCCAGATGGCAGCGCCAGTATCCGAAGCTGCCCAAGAGCTGCAGGCTGCCAGTGAAGGTGCGTCCAACGCAGGATTGGAACAGGGAAACTCATCTCAGTTGGAATTGCCAAAGGCAGGTGAGGAAGTCTTAGCTGCAGAAACAGGGCAGGGACAAAAGACTGTGGCGCAGGACAGCAGTACAAGCAAAGAAACAACAGCAGATACTGGGAGCCGTACTGAGACCTTTACCCAGGCTGTATCTAATCAGGCTGCCCAGGGAGAAAAGAAGGGCAGTGAGAGTTTATCTGATGAAGGCACCATGACAGATGCCAGAAACCAGGAACAGGCAGCAGTCAATACTGGAGGCCAGGCTGCGGCAGTGGCAGAGAGCCATACTGAAGTGAAAACAGAGCCAGCAGCCACAATAAGTGTTCCACAGCCAGAGGAGCTTCCGGAAAAATTGACGGAGCAGATCCTTGCAAAAGCAGTGGATGGCGTAAAAGAGTTTGAGATTCAGATAGAACCCAAAAATCTGGGCAAGATTGCAGTCAAGATTCTCTATGAGGCGGGCCAGACAATCGTGTCTATCCTCTGTTCTGAGAAAAAGACCCTGGATATGCTGGGGAACAATGCAAGAGAAATCGGGCATATGATGGATCAGAATTTGGGCGGGACTACAACAGTTATTGTAGAAAAGCCGGAGACTGACTATCTGCAGCAGGGCAATGGAGAGAATGACCATACTGCCAGAGATTCTGAGCAGGACAGGCAAAAAGAAGAGAGCCAGAAACAAAAAGCAAATGATGCAGAGCAGTTCCTGCAGAAATTGAGGCTTGGCTTGAATTTAGGATGA
- the fliJ gene encoding flagellar export protein FliJ, with protein sequence MKKFFFPLDTVLSYKEQVLENLRGEHARIIAKVRACEREIEGLEQEHQSCAKAFEKSKFTGMKISDIHTYEHYLEALGIKIKKKQEELLKLNEQEEEKRNEVVEAKKETSSIEKLKEKKFKEYNKEVLKQEELFIEEFVSTQNAMAKLNG encoded by the coding sequence ATGAAAAAGTTCTTTTTCCCATTAGATACAGTGCTCAGCTACAAAGAACAGGTATTAGAGAATTTAAGAGGTGAACATGCCAGAATTATTGCGAAGGTAAGGGCATGTGAAAGAGAGATTGAAGGACTGGAACAGGAACACCAGAGCTGTGCAAAGGCTTTTGAAAAGAGCAAATTTACAGGGATGAAAATAAGTGACATCCATACATATGAGCATTACCTGGAAGCGCTGGGAATTAAAATTAAGAAGAAGCAGGAAGAACTTCTGAAGCTGAATGAGCAGGAAGAAGAAAAAAGAAATGAAGTGGTAGAGGCAAAAAAGGAGACATCTTCTATTGAAAAGCTTAAAGAAAAGAAGTTTAAGGAGTATAATAAAGAAGTCCTGAAACAGGAAGAGCTTTTTATTGAGGAATTTGTTTCCACCCAGAATGCCATGGCAAAATTAAATGGGTAA